A single window of Granulicella mallensis MP5ACTX8 DNA harbors:
- a CDS encoding glycine betaine ABC transporter substrate-binding protein, translating to MTCLVACAPPRSSHIVIGAKNFTEQVVLGELLAQEIEAAGGGKVERRFWLAGSYLCQQALVSDRIDAYVEYTGTALTAILKQPLERNSAKVDATVARLYEQRYQVRAGPGLGFEDTFAMVVRGDDARRLGLKAISDVAKLAPQWRLGVGYEFAERPDGLAGLNAAYGLHFVGEPRTMELGLLYRSLAAHQVDIVAGNSTDGAIKALDFVALEDDRHYFPPYEAVPLVREDSLKRWPQIGVAMQRLAGKVNADEMRAMNLAVESQHRDAGDVVREFRARKGL from the coding sequence GTGGTGCTGGGAGAACTTCTTGCGCAGGAGATCGAAGCTGCAGGCGGCGGCAAGGTCGAGCGCCGGTTCTGGCTTGCGGGAAGCTATCTATGCCAGCAGGCATTGGTATCGGATCGCATCGATGCATATGTCGAGTACACCGGCACGGCGCTGACGGCGATTCTTAAGCAGCCCCTGGAGCGGAATTCCGCAAAGGTCGATGCCACCGTGGCACGGCTGTATGAACAGCGCTATCAGGTGCGCGCAGGGCCGGGATTGGGTTTTGAGGACACGTTCGCCATGGTCGTGCGCGGAGACGATGCGCGCAGGCTGGGCTTGAAGGCGATCTCCGATGTGGCAAAGCTCGCGCCGCAGTGGAGGCTGGGCGTGGGATATGAGTTTGCCGAGCGGCCCGATGGCCTGGCTGGATTGAATGCAGCGTACGGCCTGCACTTTGTGGGCGAACCACGCACGATGGAGTTAGGTCTGCTCTATCGATCTCTCGCGGCGCACCAGGTGGACATCGTGGCAGGGAACTCGACCGATGGTGCGATCAAGGCGCTGGACTTCGTTGCGCTGGAGGACGATCGGCATTATTTTCCTCCGTATGAGGCTGTGCCGCTAGTGCGCGAAGATTCGCTCAAGCGATGGCCGCAGATCGGTGTCGCGATGCAGCGGTTGGCGGGCAAGGTAAATGCCGACGAGATGCGCGCGATGAATCTTGCGGTCGAGTCGCAGCATCGAGATGCAGGGGATGTCGTGCGGGAGTTTCGCGCGAGGAAAGGATTGTGA
- a CDS encoding DinB family protein, giving the protein MADNDAGEELAPSPENRVASREPEPWLRGTLPEVEPVRRAVLHALELAGEDAARWCSDLSEEEIFARPANLPSVAFQLRHIVRSLDRLLTYAEGRQLTDVQRMGLRSELAPIGTAADVHAEFRSELQRAMERVRAFAPEPFAEPRGVGRKLLPTTVVGLLIHCAEHTQRHTGQMVTTVKVLRA; this is encoded by the coding sequence ATGGCGGATAACGATGCAGGTGAGGAGTTGGCTCCGAGTCCCGAGAATCGAGTGGCGAGTCGCGAGCCAGAGCCGTGGCTGCGCGGGACGCTCCCCGAGGTTGAGCCCGTGCGTCGCGCGGTCTTGCATGCGTTGGAGTTAGCAGGCGAGGATGCCGCACGCTGGTGCAGCGATCTGAGCGAAGAAGAGATCTTTGCCCGGCCCGCGAACCTGCCGTCGGTGGCGTTCCAATTGCGGCATATCGTGCGGTCGCTGGATCGTCTGCTGACCTATGCAGAGGGGCGGCAGCTTACCGATGTGCAGCGGATGGGGCTGCGCTCGGAGCTGGCTCCCATCGGAACGGCGGCGGATGTGCACGCCGAGTTTCGTTCAGAGCTGCAGCGTGCGATGGAGCGTGTTCGAGCCTTTGCGCCGGAGCCGTTCGCGGAGCCGCGCGGCGTTGGCAGAAAGCTGTTGCCCACAACCGTCGTGGGGCTGCTCATTCACTGTGCGGAGCACAC